In Archangium violaceum, the following are encoded in one genomic region:
- a CDS encoding deoxynucleoside kinase, with protein sequence MPRTPPRKRAPKAPATPDAAAQNLVVPEPALASEPPAPPAPEAPARNTVRRPRAPRSKRFVALAGNIGAGKTTAAKIISQTFGFELFDEPVIDNRFLKDYYANMGRWSFTLQLEFLIRRVEHHELIHSVKKSCVQDRTLYEDPEIFAKYLHGLGHMTNKELDLYFEYFQRLTRNLGRPDKVIYFDVPNLDVLLGRIRERGREEEKGIEKGFLRGLNGYYATFPMVLQNKYGVDCLVLDVTNQDIRIGRGREEFLDRVSTFLA encoded by the coding sequence ATGCCCCGCACTCCTCCGCGCAAGCGTGCTCCGAAGGCCCCGGCGACTCCCGACGCCGCCGCACAGAACCTCGTCGTGCCCGAGCCGGCCCTGGCCTCCGAGCCCCCCGCTCCGCCCGCCCCCGAGGCCCCCGCGCGCAACACGGTGCGGCGCCCGCGCGCCCCGCGCTCCAAGCGCTTCGTGGCGCTGGCGGGCAACATCGGCGCGGGCAAGACGACGGCCGCGAAGATCATCAGCCAGACCTTCGGCTTCGAGCTCTTCGACGAGCCCGTCATCGACAACCGCTTCCTCAAGGACTACTACGCCAACATGGGGCGCTGGTCCTTCACGCTCCAGCTCGAGTTCCTCATCCGGCGCGTCGAGCACCACGAGCTCATCCACTCGGTGAAGAAGAGCTGCGTGCAGGACCGGACGCTGTACGAGGATCCGGAGATCTTCGCCAAGTACCTGCACGGCCTGGGGCACATGACGAACAAGGAGTTGGACCTGTACTTCGAGTACTTCCAACGCCTGACGCGCAACCTGGGGAGGCCGGACAAGGTCATCTACTTCGACGTGCCCAACCTGGACGTGCTGCTGGGGCGCATCCGGGAGCGGGGGCGCGAGGAAGAGAAGGGAATCGAGAAGGGCTTCCTGCGCGGGCTCAACGGCTACTACGCGACCTTCCCCATGGTGCTGCAGAACAAGTACGGAGTGGACTGCCTGGTGTTGGATGTGACCAACCAGGACATCCGCATCGGCCGGGGACGCGAGGAGTTCCTGGACCGGGTCTCCACCTTCCTCGCCTGA
- a CDS encoding glycerophosphodiester phosphodiesterase: MPMPTHPFFRGLSPTLHISHRGGSLLAPENTLAAFRMAVERYHTRMLETDVHLTRDGELVVAHDATLERCTNGRGAIADHTLAELQRLDAGHCFTRDGGRTYPFRGQGVRIPSLREALRAFPGLHFNIEVKPDVPGIEDAFFQVLREEGALERACVGSELDEVGERLARVMPDACHFYPRDALAAFVLAVRAGEPPPEDPRYTVLDMPLYFGDMRLVDEALLRAVDAHGKWLNVWTVDAPDEMRQLVSEGVGGIMTDRPDLLRQVLDERQNPR; encoded by the coding sequence ATGCCCATGCCAACGCACCCCTTCTTCCGCGGCCTCTCCCCCACCCTGCACATCTCCCACCGGGGAGGCTCGCTGCTCGCGCCGGAGAACACCCTGGCCGCCTTCCGCATGGCGGTGGAGCGCTACCACACCCGGATGCTGGAGACGGACGTCCACCTCACCCGAGACGGGGAGCTGGTGGTGGCCCATGACGCCACCCTGGAGCGGTGCACCAACGGACGGGGCGCCATCGCGGACCACACCCTGGCCGAGCTCCAGCGCCTGGACGCCGGCCACTGCTTCACCCGGGACGGGGGCCGCACCTACCCCTTCCGGGGCCAGGGCGTGCGCATCCCCTCCCTGCGCGAGGCGCTGCGGGCGTTCCCGGGCCTGCACTTCAACATCGAGGTGAAGCCGGACGTGCCGGGCATCGAGGACGCCTTCTTCCAGGTACTGCGCGAGGAGGGAGCCCTGGAGCGCGCGTGCGTGGGCAGCGAGCTGGACGAGGTGGGCGAGCGACTCGCGAGGGTGATGCCGGACGCGTGCCACTTCTACCCGCGCGATGCGCTGGCCGCCTTCGTGCTCGCGGTGCGGGCGGGCGAGCCGCCGCCGGAGGACCCGCGCTACACCGTGTTGGACATGCCCCTGTACTTTGGCGACATGCGACTGGTGGACGAGGCCCTCCTGCGCGCGGTGGACGCACACGGCAAGTGGCTCAATGTGTGGACGGTGGACGCGCCCGACGAGATGCGTCAGCTCGTCTCCGAGGGAGTCGGGGGCATCATGACCGACAGGCCGGATCTGCTGCGCCAGGTCTTGGACGAGCGGCAAAACCCGCGCTAA
- a CDS encoding serine/threonine protein kinase: MVIAGKLWKKLQAFSSLDSQGAPISENSPQIATPFGKYVLIKRLAMGGMAELFLAQAPPRSELVVIKRILPYLTEEPEFVQMFLDEARIAAQLHHPNIVQVFELGKIGESIFIAMEYVEGADLRRILAEETKFTAAVPYAVASRICAQVAAGLDYAHNSKGVDGRPLGLIHRDVSPQNVMVAYDGSVKLVDFGIAKAEALAERSKPGVIKGKFLYLSPEAVMQERLDHRADIFALGTMLYEITTGRSPFSRPTTEAILYGIRFETPSPPHLIRDDYPQELSRIVMKCLAKDRGQRYQRGSQVQADLEALLASGTMRGSDDVAAYIARLLGEEEERTVLHVPIAKNVPVAAPQAAGGGGGLTSRPTRRSSAENLPSAGSAEAPEPPTEMARPRDMLVARAPLGDEDDEEPTAIRTVPGRAQPSSVAPVAERPQPRAPTGESTLQDRPARSSGSTPIRRPTPVRKPVTSGPVAALDRRRPPPPVDDEGSESVSVTPATTNERQPVRAAALFRDDEDSQVDSTSEMSATADLVRPKRDADDDESTTGYGNTYTETKPASSPGARRPNLLLFVVLALLLVAAAVAAWLFLLAPAPKPGLRKPPELMEGRAPARPESGTGTAPATPSPTPESGTGTAAATPPGATGTDIEAGATTVSTVRETAGAPPEGELPKVQALAAGGAAPEQETQAQTPPPPEPPAEVRVEFKVLARTALKLDGRSVKPGVFNLTPGSHTVEYRCPGVRTFKSRELDVPANATRPVVFRVDKQDCRKSRR; this comes from the coding sequence GTGGTAATTGCGGGTAAGCTCTGGAAGAAGCTCCAGGCTTTCTCTTCGCTCGATTCCCAGGGGGCTCCCATTTCCGAGAACTCTCCCCAGATAGCCACCCCCTTCGGCAAGTACGTCCTCATCAAGCGGCTCGCGATGGGGGGGATGGCGGAGCTCTTCCTCGCGCAGGCGCCACCCCGCTCCGAGCTGGTGGTCATCAAGCGCATCCTCCCGTACCTCACGGAGGAGCCCGAGTTCGTCCAGATGTTCCTGGACGAGGCCCGCATCGCGGCGCAGCTGCACCACCCGAACATCGTCCAGGTGTTCGAGCTGGGGAAGATCGGCGAAAGCATCTTCATCGCGATGGAGTACGTGGAGGGCGCGGACCTGCGGCGCATCCTCGCGGAGGAGACGAAGTTCACCGCCGCGGTGCCCTACGCGGTGGCCTCGCGCATCTGCGCGCAGGTGGCCGCGGGCCTCGACTACGCGCACAACTCCAAGGGCGTGGATGGCCGGCCCCTCGGCCTCATCCACCGCGACGTCAGCCCGCAGAACGTGATGGTGGCCTATGACGGCTCGGTGAAGCTGGTGGACTTCGGCATCGCCAAGGCCGAGGCCCTCGCCGAGCGCAGCAAGCCGGGCGTCATCAAGGGCAAGTTCCTCTACCTGTCGCCCGAGGCGGTGATGCAGGAGCGGTTGGACCACCGCGCGGACATCTTCGCGCTGGGGACGATGCTCTACGAAATCACCACCGGGCGCTCGCCCTTCAGCCGCCCGACGACGGAGGCCATCCTCTACGGCATCCGCTTCGAGACGCCCTCGCCGCCCCACCTCATCCGCGACGACTACCCGCAGGAGCTGTCGCGCATCGTGATGAAGTGCCTGGCCAAGGACCGGGGCCAGCGCTACCAGCGCGGCTCGCAGGTGCAGGCGGACCTGGAGGCCCTGCTGGCCTCGGGCACGATGCGGGGCAGTGACGACGTGGCGGCCTACATCGCGCGGCTGCTGGGCGAGGAGGAGGAGCGCACCGTCCTCCACGTCCCCATCGCGAAGAACGTCCCCGTCGCCGCGCCGCAGGCCGCTGGCGGGGGTGGGGGCCTCACCTCGCGCCCCACGCGCCGCAGCAGCGCCGAGAACCTGCCCTCCGCGGGCTCGGCCGAGGCGCCCGAGCCGCCCACCGAGATGGCCCGCCCGCGCGACATGCTCGTCGCCCGGGCCCCCCTGGGCGACGAGGACGACGAGGAGCCCACCGCCATCCGCACCGTGCCCGGACGCGCGCAGCCCTCCAGCGTGGCGCCCGTCGCGGAGCGCCCGCAGCCCCGCGCTCCCACGGGCGAGTCCACCCTGCAGGATCGGCCCGCGCGTTCTTCCGGCTCCACGCCGATCCGGCGCCCCACGCCCGTGCGCAAGCCGGTCACCTCCGGCCCCGTCGCCGCGTTGGATCGCCGCCGGCCCCCGCCTCCCGTGGACGACGAGGGCTCGGAGTCCGTCTCCGTCACGCCGGCCACGACGAACGAGCGGCAGCCCGTGCGCGCCGCGGCCCTGTTCCGGGACGACGAGGACTCCCAGGTCGATTCCACGTCCGAGATGTCCGCCACCGCGGACCTGGTTCGCCCCAAGAGGGATGCCGACGACGACGAGTCCACCACCGGCTACGGCAACACCTATACGGAGACGAAGCCCGCCTCGTCCCCTGGGGCGCGCCGTCCGAACCTGTTGCTGTTCGTCGTCCTGGCGCTGTTGCTCGTCGCCGCCGCGGTGGCCGCGTGGCTGTTCCTGCTCGCGCCGGCCCCCAAGCCCGGACTGCGCAAGCCCCCCGAGCTCATGGAGGGCAGGGCGCCCGCCAGACCCGAGTCGGGCACGGGCACGGCCCCGGCCACTCCGTCTCCCACTCCCGAGTCGGGCACGGGAACCGCCGCCGCCACCCCGCCGGGTGCGACCGGGACCGACATCGAGGCAGGTGCGACAACGGTCTCCACTGTGCGGGAGACGGCGGGGGCTCCTCCGGAAGGTGAGCTTCCGAAGGTCCAGGCGCTGGCGGCGGGTGGTGCGGCCCCCGAGCAGGAGACCCAGGCCCAGACCCCCCCTCCTCCCGAGCCTCCGGCCGAGGTTCGCGTGGAATTCAAGGTGCTTGCCCGCACGGCGCTCAAGCTGGACGGACGGAGCGTGAAACCGGGTGTGTTCAACCTGACTCCCGGCTCCCACACCGTCGAGTACCGCTGCCCGGGCGTGCGGACCTTCAAGTCCCGGGAGCTGGATGTGCCCGCGAACGCGACCCGGCCGGTGGTCTTCCGGGTGGACAAGCAGGACTGCCGCAAGAGCCGCCGGTAG
- a CDS encoding metallothionein, with protein sequence MKHIGMTLATVMMGGVLFVAGEAGACEGHHARADAPPAAVEPAKQEKATSTEAAPAKTDKAGELHAAKCQCGSAADCTCKKGTCECPKCKKRHDVVQPLEAEGRAPEVRKARLDASAGVFI encoded by the coding sequence ATGAAGCACATCGGAATGACGCTGGCGACGGTGATGATGGGCGGCGTGCTGTTCGTGGCGGGCGAGGCGGGGGCCTGTGAGGGCCATCACGCCAGGGCCGACGCGCCGCCCGCGGCGGTGGAGCCGGCCAAACAGGAGAAGGCGACCTCGACGGAGGCGGCTCCGGCGAAGACGGACAAGGCGGGCGAGCTGCACGCGGCGAAGTGTCAGTGCGGCAGCGCGGCGGACTGCACCTGCAAGAAGGGCACGTGCGAGTGCCCCAAGTGCAAGAAGCGGCACGACGTGGTGCAGCCCCTGGAGGCAGAGGGCCGTGCGCCCGAGGTGCGGAAGGCCCGCCTGGACGCCTCGGCCGGCGTCTTCATCTGA
- a CDS encoding class I SAM-dependent methyltransferase, which translates to MQRVILQLLRCPRCRRSGLAPERDTPEVVFGPLLCSECHASYPVTEGVADLVLEAVSPALAQRGMEQRLIVRSYERYVRPALQRALAAPPLDRDSEYLLYRSLLGQPAAPVLDLGTGTGLFARRLAREPDMPPVVGMDVSRAMLEEAVDQGHEAGVRVDYLRAEAPYLPFQDGSLGAVLLAHSLHFISDLGKLLLEVHRVLRPGGHFVASTWMPPGRASTFVQRRAGLHPREEEDLKHALSAAGLTGFARLRLPPLLVVKAVR; encoded by the coding sequence ATGCAACGCGTCATCCTCCAGCTGCTGCGCTGCCCCCGCTGCCGTCGTAGTGGGCTGGCGCCGGAGCGGGATACTCCCGAGGTCGTCTTCGGCCCGCTGCTCTGCTCCGAGTGTCATGCCAGCTACCCGGTGACCGAGGGTGTGGCCGACCTGGTGCTGGAGGCGGTCTCGCCCGCCCTGGCGCAGCGCGGCATGGAGCAGCGGCTCATCGTCCGCTCCTATGAGCGCTACGTGCGCCCCGCCCTGCAGCGCGCCCTCGCGGCCCCTCCCCTGGACCGCGACAGCGAGTACCTGCTGTACCGCTCCCTGCTGGGGCAACCCGCGGCCCCCGTGCTGGACCTGGGCACCGGCACCGGACTCTTCGCCCGCCGTCTGGCGCGCGAGCCGGACATGCCCCCCGTGGTGGGCATGGACGTGTCCCGGGCCATGCTTGAGGAGGCCGTGGACCAGGGCCATGAGGCCGGTGTGCGCGTGGACTACCTGCGCGCCGAGGCTCCCTACCTGCCCTTCCAGGATGGCTCGCTGGGGGCGGTGCTGCTGGCCCACTCGCTGCACTTCATCTCGGACCTGGGCAAGCTGCTGCTGGAGGTGCACCGCGTGCTGCGCCCCGGCGGACACTTCGTGGCCAGCACCTGGATGCCTCCGGGCCGCGCCTCCACCTTCGTTCAGCGCCGGGCCGGCCTCCACCCTCGCGAGGAGGAGGACCTCAAGCACGCCCTCTCCGCCGCGGGCCTCACCGGCTTCGCCCGGCTGCGACTGCCTCCCCTGCTCGTGGTGAAGGCCGTCAGATGA
- the nadA gene encoding quinolinate synthase NadA has translation MGAEVDYEREIQELKRKLNAVILAHYYQESEIQDVADFVGDSLALAQAAARTKADVIVFCGVHFMAETAKILNPTRQVLLPDLKAGCSLSDRCPPGAFRAFKEKHPDHFVVSYVNSSAAVKAMSDVICTSSNAVKIVNQIPKDRRILFAPDQHLGRYVVKQTGRDMVLWPGSCIVHEIFSEKRLVQLKVQHPEAEVVAHPECEEAVLRHADYIGSTKGLLDYVLKSPKREFIVVTEAGILHQMQKGAPDKHFIPAPPDNGCSCNECPYMRLNTMEKLYRCMRDRTPELTLPEDLQSAALAPLQRMLEWSQ, from the coding sequence ATGGGCGCCGAAGTGGACTACGAGCGGGAAATCCAGGAACTGAAGCGGAAACTCAACGCCGTCATCCTCGCTCACTACTACCAGGAGAGTGAGATCCAGGACGTGGCGGACTTCGTCGGCGACAGCCTGGCGCTCGCCCAGGCCGCGGCCAGGACGAAGGCGGACGTCATCGTCTTCTGCGGTGTCCACTTCATGGCGGAGACGGCGAAGATCCTCAACCCTACCCGCCAGGTGCTCCTGCCGGACCTGAAGGCGGGCTGTTCGCTGTCGGACCGCTGCCCACCCGGGGCCTTCCGGGCCTTCAAGGAGAAGCACCCGGACCACTTCGTGGTGAGCTACGTCAACAGCTCGGCCGCCGTGAAGGCGATGAGCGACGTCATCTGCACGTCCTCCAACGCCGTGAAGATCGTCAACCAGATCCCCAAGGACAGGCGCATCCTCTTCGCCCCCGACCAGCACCTGGGCCGCTACGTGGTGAAACAGACTGGCCGCGACATGGTGCTGTGGCCGGGCAGCTGCATCGTCCACGAAATCTTCAGCGAGAAGCGCCTGGTGCAGCTCAAGGTGCAGCACCCGGAGGCCGAAGTGGTCGCCCACCCCGAGTGCGAGGAGGCCGTGCTGCGGCACGCCGACTACATCGGCTCCACCAAGGGGCTGCTGGACTACGTGCTCAAGAGCCCCAAGCGGGAGTTCATCGTGGTGACCGAGGCCGGCATCCTCCACCAGATGCAGAAGGGCGCCCCGGACAAGCACTTCATCCCCGCCCCGCCGGACAACGGTTGCTCGTGCAACGAGTGCCCGTACATGCGACTCAACACGATGGAGAAGCTGTATCGGTGTATGAGGGACCGGACGCCGGAGCTGACGCTGCCGGAGGATTTGCAGTCCGCCGCGCTCGCGCCGCTGCAGCGGATGCTCGAATGGTCACAGTGA
- a CDS encoding PilZ domain-containing protein, with protein MSVPMRDVLVVHPNAGRRAALASALPSHRVVAVESKVEAALRMVNVAPALIIAPPDDARHFLREVDRSAPDAVRVFICSQTDPAGLEELMQSAAEGHVFSILDDTLAGPELGRTISHLLQYRGCASVTLSTPYSVRFGLHGQTYQARCLEMGNFGATLQLPIEVPITAVPPGTALQDVFIEREGQLIFRAAWAHVQRAQPVRELDVVPHLRLGISWSTAMYQPPQAPSMTTAEPSEVVSTLRKALRREIGLWLQMADNHSIQIRLESPSIDVVDDIAILRGQGTSLLPGTVGDVVHLSFEMGGQSYSGVGSLLDISPDGKTMVRIPRSLTLRNWRTLPRFKPGPNHRFLLSFKAPVTGQLTTRAVLDLSAGGLSFPFDASCEILPAGLQFDASLLLPDGSEAECQLEIRSIQMLRTPSPDGQLRPFRAGVRFSRLPEHARRSILDAFVTARCPSAINGGHVPFQELWDLMEAARYRFHPDYPFNSSKDVELLEDAHRKLYIPGELGRSIVFREGQRAIGHLAGLRSHSRTWLLQQLCVLPGFHRNQWVSYELSTTLVEFGEALEDIEFIRYTWRRDNRWPNRFGSWLARVMDSPGLSLLRHYNYMRLPLATERQRPAGLLPVRESTHADRVWLENHLRARGEWVRVLGEDLEADRLELDALGERFHQHGLYRHRRMFVVDGEDGPLALALAEEGTPGLSLIEATNAFWLVVPERSHPRARLAVQSLTERCVEHARERGRPSALGFVDGEDVEVLLEAGFTDLGRFSEWIFHRSLIRRWCELWKSVFERFVRESDVDVMAGVEDP; from the coding sequence ATGAGTGTCCCGATGCGAGACGTCCTGGTGGTGCACCCGAACGCGGGCAGGAGGGCCGCGCTCGCCTCCGCGCTCCCCTCCCACCGCGTGGTGGCGGTGGAGTCCAAGGTGGAGGCGGCGTTGCGGATGGTGAACGTCGCTCCGGCGTTGATCATCGCGCCTCCGGATGATGCCCGGCATTTCCTGCGGGAGGTGGACCGGTCCGCGCCCGACGCGGTGCGTGTCTTCATCTGCTCGCAGACGGATCCGGCGGGCCTGGAGGAGCTCATGCAGAGCGCCGCCGAGGGCCACGTCTTCAGCATCCTCGACGACACGCTGGCGGGGCCGGAGCTGGGTCGGACCATCTCCCACCTCCTGCAGTACCGCGGATGCGCCAGCGTCACGCTCTCCACGCCGTACTCCGTCCGCTTCGGGCTGCACGGGCAGACGTACCAGGCCCGGTGCCTGGAGATGGGCAACTTCGGGGCCACGTTGCAGCTGCCCATCGAGGTTCCCATCACGGCGGTGCCCCCGGGCACGGCGTTGCAGGACGTGTTCATCGAGCGCGAGGGGCAGCTCATCTTCCGGGCGGCGTGGGCGCACGTGCAGCGGGCCCAGCCGGTGCGGGAATTGGACGTGGTGCCCCACCTGCGGCTGGGCATCTCCTGGAGCACGGCGATGTACCAGCCGCCCCAGGCCCCCTCGATGACGACGGCCGAGCCCTCCGAGGTGGTCTCCACCCTGCGCAAGGCCCTGCGGCGGGAGATCGGCCTGTGGCTGCAGATGGCGGACAACCACTCCATCCAGATCCGCCTGGAGTCCCCCTCCATCGACGTGGTGGACGACATCGCCATCCTGCGCGGCCAGGGCACCTCGCTCTTGCCGGGCACGGTGGGGGACGTGGTGCACCTGTCCTTCGAGATGGGCGGACAGAGCTACTCCGGCGTGGGGAGCCTGCTGGACATCTCCCCGGACGGCAAGACGATGGTGCGCATCCCGCGCAGCCTCACGCTGCGCAACTGGCGCACCCTGCCGCGCTTCAAGCCCGGGCCCAATCACCGCTTCCTGCTCTCCTTCAAGGCGCCGGTGACGGGGCAGCTCACCACCCGGGCGGTGCTCGACCTGAGCGCCGGTGGCCTGTCCTTCCCCTTCGACGCCTCGTGCGAGATCCTCCCGGCGGGCCTTCAGTTCGATGCCTCGCTGCTGCTGCCAGACGGCTCCGAGGCGGAGTGCCAGCTGGAGATCCGCTCCATCCAGATGCTGCGCACGCCCAGCCCGGATGGACAGCTGCGCCCCTTCCGCGCCGGCGTCCGCTTCTCCCGGCTCCCGGAGCACGCGCGCCGCAGCATCCTCGATGCCTTCGTCACCGCGCGCTGTCCCTCGGCCATCAATGGCGGTCACGTACCCTTCCAGGAGCTGTGGGACCTGATGGAGGCGGCCCGCTACCGCTTCCACCCGGACTACCCCTTCAACTCGAGCAAGGACGTGGAGCTGTTGGAGGACGCCCATCGCAAGCTGTACATCCCCGGGGAGCTCGGCCGTTCCATCGTCTTCCGGGAGGGGCAACGGGCCATCGGGCACCTGGCGGGCCTGCGCAGCCACTCGCGCACCTGGCTGCTCCAGCAGCTGTGCGTGCTCCCCGGCTTCCACCGCAACCAGTGGGTCTCCTACGAGCTGAGCACCACGCTCGTCGAGTTCGGCGAGGCGCTCGAGGACATCGAGTTCATCCGCTACACGTGGCGCCGGGACAACCGCTGGCCCAACCGCTTCGGCAGCTGGTTGGCCCGCGTCATGGACAGCCCGGGGCTCAGCCTGTTGCGGCACTACAACTACATGCGCCTGCCCCTGGCCACCGAGCGTCAGCGGCCCGCGGGGTTGCTGCCGGTGCGCGAGTCCACGCACGCCGACCGCGTCTGGCTGGAGAACCACCTGCGCGCCCGCGGCGAGTGGGTGCGGGTGCTGGGCGAGGACCTGGAGGCGGACCGCCTGGAACTGGACGCGCTCGGGGAGCGTTTCCACCAGCACGGGTTGTATCGCCACCGGCGCATGTTCGTCGTCGATGGGGAGGATGGCCCGCTGGCCCTCGCGCTCGCGGAGGAGGGCACTCCCGGGCTCAGCCTCATCGAGGCCACCAACGCCTTCTGGCTGGTGGTGCCCGAGCGCTCCCACCCCCGGGCCCGTCTGGCCGTCCAGTCGCTCACCGAGCGCTGCGTGGAGCATGCGCGTGAGCGCGGTCGTCCATCCGCGCTCGGCTTCGTCGACGGGGAGGATGTCGAGGTGCTCCTGGAAGCCGGGTTCACGGACCTCGGTCGCTTCTCCGAGTGGATCTTCCACCGTTCGTTGATCCGCAGGTGGTGTGAGCTGTGGAAGTCCGTTTTCGAGCGGTTCGTGCGAGAATCGGACGTGGATGTGATGGCCGGAGTGGAGGACCCCTGA
- a CDS encoding methyltransferase domain-containing protein: protein MYIMESEDETRRLIVQEQSDEALQKLLRAGLRPGDRVLDAGCGPGFISGMIADLVGPTGHVTGIDINPDRLAEASRLNAQRSHTRFLKGDVRTIELPDGAFDFTWCQFVLEYLPDRRPALAELIRVTRPGGRLVLSEIDGFGLGNWPFPPALQESCKTFIDALSQTGFDFYVGRKLFTELRQAGLVDLRVHLLPQYVVAGAADSRMIQDWEIRFAALEPVVAPAFANREAYQRHCRDYLRMLMEPDTLKFAVRLVTEGRRP from the coding sequence ATGTACATCATGGAGTCGGAGGACGAGACGCGGCGGCTGATCGTCCAGGAGCAGTCGGACGAGGCCCTCCAGAAGCTGCTGCGCGCGGGGCTCCGGCCCGGAGATCGTGTGCTCGACGCGGGATGCGGCCCGGGCTTCATCTCGGGGATGATCGCGGACCTGGTGGGGCCCACGGGACACGTGACGGGGATCGACATCAACCCCGATCGGCTGGCGGAGGCCTCGCGGCTCAACGCCCAGCGGAGCCACACGCGCTTCCTCAAGGGAGACGTGCGCACCATTGAGCTGCCGGATGGGGCGTTCGACTTCACCTGGTGCCAGTTCGTGCTGGAGTACCTGCCGGATCGCCGCCCGGCGCTGGCGGAGCTGATCCGCGTGACGCGGCCGGGCGGGCGCCTGGTGCTCTCGGAGATCGACGGCTTCGGCCTGGGCAACTGGCCCTTCCCGCCTGCTCTCCAGGAGAGCTGCAAGACGTTCATCGACGCGCTGAGTCAAACGGGCTTCGACTTCTATGTCGGGCGCAAGCTCTTCACGGAGCTGCGGCAGGCCGGTTTGGTGGACCTGCGGGTGCATCTGCTGCCACAGTATGTGGTCGCGGGTGCGGCGGACTCGCGCATGATTCAGGATTGGGAAATCCGCTTCGCGGCGCTCGAGCCGGTGGTGGCACCGGCCTTCGCCAACCGTGAGGCCTACCAGCGGCATTGTCGCGACTACCTGCGGATGCTGATGGAGCCGGACACGCTGAAGTTCGCGGTCCGGCTGGTGACCGAGGGACGAAGACCTTGA